The Synergistaceae bacterium sequence ATGATTTCGCGCCCCCAGCGTTCCGGCGGAATGTCGTTCATCCTGTCCGCCTGAACCTCGAGGAACTTCCTCACGTCAGACTCGCTCTTCCAGAAGATGTCCATCTCGAACTCTGCCGAGAACCTCAGCATTCGCAGTATCCTCAACGGGTCAGCGTCTATCAGGTCTACGTTGTCGCCCGTGAGACGTATAACCTTGTTCCTGATGTCGAACCTTCCGCCGAACGGGTCAACGACTCCGCCGTCAGAACGTATCGCTATCGCCTCTATGCTTATGTCCCTGCAGGCCAAGTCGTCCTCTATCGTCTCTCCTCTGAGGCCGAACGCGCGGAACTTAGACCCGAGAATTTCTCCCCTTATGGCCGGGTAAGACCCTCTCGCGTCAACTGTTCCTGTTCCGAGTGCACGTGCCATGTGGTACATGTCCTGCGAGTCGAGCGCGAGCGTTATAATTTCGGGCTCAACTCCCATCTCTATCATACGGGCGGTGTCGCCTACAATCCACGCGCGTATACCCGTCGTCTCCTCTATCTTCTGCAGAATTTCCAGGTAATTAGCCATTGCTTCACTTCCTCATTAAGATTTCTGCTGCTTCCTTCAGTGTAGAATCCTCACCGACATTGCCCGGGAATATCACGTACGGTGTGCCGGGAAATCTGCTCTCTTCGCCGGTCTGCCACACGGGGATGCCCGGACGGATCTGGCCAAGAACAAGAGCGCGCTTGACCGCGAGTGCCTTTGTGCCCACGTCGCTGGATGTGATTCCGCCTTTCGCGATGACGAACGCTGGCGTAACCTTCAGCCTTCCTACGAGGGACTGAACAGCGTCAGAGATTTTCACTGACAGCCTGAGCTCGTCTTCCTTGTCGCCGGTGTCTGCGGTGATTAACGCTCTGGTTGTGTAGCAGCACACGGTCTTTCCGGCGGTGATGGCCTTCTCCTCGAGGGCTAAGCAGCGTTCAACCTCAGCAGCAAACGCCGCATCGTCCTTCACGAGCCGTGCGTCCAGCTCGATGAACTCGATGCCGTCAACCGTCTTGAGGGCTTCGACCTGACGCGTGGTCTTGTCCGTGTGCGAACCGACTACGATGACTCCGCCGTTGTCGCTCTTGAGGGTAACCATGTCCTTGCGGGTGAGAAGCGGAATGTCCGTTACGCCGCCCATGACCTTGACGATTGCCGCCGCAGTCCTGAACATGAAGACTTTTCCCTTGCGCATTGCACGGAACAGAGCAACGCAGAACACCTTGACATCAACATAGTCCACAGCGTTCACTATGATTTTGTTGAAGCCCTTGACCGCCATCAGCTGTGCCTCTATCTTGTCGAAGGCCATTGCGTGGATGTCCTCGAGGCTTATGCACGTAACGCTGTCCGCCTTGAACTCCCCGCCGGTCTTTTCCTCGATGTATGCGGGCATTGTCGCGGCTGTGTAGCCGAAGGTCTTGTCTTTCGCGAACTCTGTTTCGTTTGCGGGCACAAGTTCATCACCGTA is a genomic window containing:
- a CDS encoding hydroxyacid dehydrogenase, with translation MRLNASVLTSYPVIDEARVNELLNAEIAANTTKIVVLDDDPTGVQTVHDVHVYTGWGHDDILAGFQEKNNLFYVLTNSRGFTQEQTIKAHHEIASVVNDVARETGREYIFISRSDSTLRGHYPLETRILSEDYQKYTGKVIDGEILCPFFKEGGRFTINNVHYVKYGDELVPANETEFAKDKTFGYTAATMPAYIEEKTGGEFKADSVTCISLEDIHAMAFDKIEAQLMAVKGFNKIIVNAVDYVDVKVFCVALFRAMRKGKVFMFRTAAAIVKVMGGVTDIPLLTRKDMVTLKSDNGGVIVVGSHTDKTTRQVEALKTVDGIEFIELDARLVKDDAAFAAEVERCLALEEKAITAGKTVCCYTTRALITADTGDKEDELRLSVKISDAVQSLVGRLKVTPAFVIAKGGITSSDVGTKALAVKRALVLGQIRPGIPVWQTGEESRFPGTPYVIFPGNVGEDSTLKEAAEILMRK